The Diaphorobacter ruginosibacter genome contains a region encoding:
- a CDS encoding TRAP transporter substrate-binding protein, giving the protein MTVAKISLFTRRIPMALAAGTIALTGVQAHAQDIQERKIKFSHAVAKDNPIGLAVDKFAQIVNEKSAGKIKVTGYPNATLGNEIQSMSSAQGGILEMSVVSTAGAAGNVKELAIFDLPFIFRSEKEADAVVDGEVGQSLLKKFSEKNLIGLCYMDYGFRQVTNSKHPIKRLEDFRDLKLRTLQNRVYIDIFKALGATPLPLPYPETYTALETKAIDGQESAYLVTKSSSYQDIQTYLTETRHVYLPAVVLVSKKFWDKLNATERGVLESSCKEAQAFHRDVSRKMEAAVVQDLVKAGMKFNTIEPAEHARMVQATASVIEKYKPELGADLVNKTMATLEKARKAP; this is encoded by the coding sequence ATGACCGTTGCAAAGATTTCCCTGTTCACCCGCCGCATCCCAATGGCGCTTGCCGCAGGCACCATTGCGCTGACAGGCGTGCAAGCCCACGCGCAAGACATTCAGGAACGCAAGATAAAGTTCAGCCATGCAGTCGCCAAAGACAATCCCATTGGCCTGGCCGTGGACAAGTTTGCGCAGATAGTCAATGAAAAGAGTGCGGGCAAGATCAAGGTAACGGGTTACCCCAATGCCACCCTTGGCAACGAAATTCAGTCCATGTCGTCTGCCCAAGGCGGTATTCTGGAGATGTCCGTAGTCTCCACTGCCGGAGCGGCGGGCAACGTCAAGGAGCTCGCTATCTTTGATCTGCCTTTCATTTTCCGCAGCGAGAAAGAAGCTGATGCGGTTGTCGATGGTGAAGTCGGGCAATCGTTGCTCAAGAAATTCTCCGAGAAGAACCTGATCGGTCTTTGCTACATGGATTACGGTTTCCGACAGGTCACCAATAGCAAGCATCCCATCAAGCGCCTCGAAGACTTCCGTGATCTCAAACTGCGCACCTTGCAAAACCGCGTCTACATTGACATCTTCAAGGCTCTAGGTGCAACACCGCTGCCCCTGCCTTACCCGGAGACTTACACGGCGCTGGAGACCAAAGCTATTGACGGACAGGAGAGTGCGTACCTGGTCACCAAGTCCAGTTCCTATCAGGACATCCAGACCTATCTGACAGAAACGCGCCACGTCTATCTGCCCGCGGTGGTTCTAGTGAGCAAAAAGTTCTGGGACAAACTGAACGCAACCGAACGGGGAGTGCTTGAGTCATCGTGCAAGGAAGCCCAAGCCTTTCATCGTGACGTAAGCCGGAAGATGGAAGCAGCCGTAGTGCAAGACCTCGTCAAGGCTGGCATGAAGTTCAATACCATTGAGCCAGCAGAACATGCGCGCATGGTACAAGCCACCGCCTCGGTCATCGAGAAATACAAGCCCGAGTTGGG
- a CDS encoding cupin domain-containing protein, which translates to MALMTPFLPNADKYGPLDSRNMAIDELPWKPTPTAGIDMKILVKDDDTGLLTALFRWQPGSELALHEHVEIEQSYVLEGEFEDADGVYPAGNFVWRPKGHRHTARSPKGALVLCFFLRPNKFLGGELDGQELK; encoded by the coding sequence ATGGCTCTGATGACCCCCTTCCTGCCCAATGCCGACAAATATGGTCCGCTCGATTCGCGGAACATGGCCATTGATGAGCTCCCCTGGAAGCCTACGCCTACAGCGGGCATTGACATGAAGATCCTCGTCAAGGATGACGACACAGGCCTTCTGACTGCCCTCTTCCGCTGGCAACCCGGGTCGGAGCTGGCCTTGCACGAACACGTAGAAATCGAACAAAGCTACGTGCTCGAAGGCGAGTTCGAAGATGCTGATGGTGTGTATCCCGCCGGCAATTTTGTCTGGCGCCCCAAGGGCCATCGCCATACCGCCCGTTCACCCAAGGGAGCACTTGTGTTGTGTTTCTTTCTCAGGCCCAACAAATTCCTGGGTGGCGAACTCGACGGACAAGAACTGAAGTAA
- a CDS encoding fumarylacetoacetate hydrolase family protein: MKFLNFTHTEGVRLGALINDTRIVDLTAAWPTKPAPQSVDELIAGQDIALAIAKELIEACGDALRNDGTQHTLAYSEVVVLPPVAAVGRNIFNVGRNYREHIIEGNLANGRPADAFPPAIEFFTKPRTALVGHRAKVLRHESLTNSLDYEVELAIVIGKGGRDIPAARAHEHIFGYTILNDVTARDLQRLHGQWFKGKSLDTSCPLGPVVVHASSIDDPDNLALELDVDGQQRQCDNTNSMIFNVATVIEQLSAGMTLLPGDVIATGTPKGVGFAQTPPKCLQVGQTMRARIQGIGELTNTVIA, encoded by the coding sequence ATGAAGTTCCTCAACTTTACCCATACCGAAGGTGTCCGGCTTGGCGCCCTCATCAATGACACTCGGATTGTGGATCTCACCGCAGCGTGGCCTACCAAGCCTGCACCGCAATCAGTCGATGAACTGATAGCAGGCCAAGACATCGCCCTGGCGATCGCGAAAGAATTAATCGAGGCCTGCGGCGATGCGTTGCGCAATGACGGCACTCAACACACTCTGGCCTATTCCGAGGTAGTCGTGCTTCCTCCCGTCGCTGCGGTCGGCAGAAACATATTCAACGTTGGCCGCAACTACCGAGAGCACATCATCGAAGGCAATCTGGCCAACGGCCGTCCTGCCGATGCTTTCCCGCCAGCCATTGAGTTCTTCACAAAGCCCCGAACCGCGCTGGTTGGCCATCGCGCAAAAGTACTGCGCCATGAATCGCTCACCAACAGTCTTGACTACGAAGTCGAACTGGCCATCGTCATCGGTAAAGGGGGAAGAGACATTCCGGCCGCGCGAGCCCACGAGCATATTTTTGGCTACACCATCCTCAACGATGTCACGGCCCGTGACCTCCAGCGACTGCATGGCCAGTGGTTCAAGGGCAAAAGCCTGGATACCAGTTGCCCGCTCGGGCCTGTGGTCGTCCACGCAAGCTCCATCGACGACCCGGACAACCTGGCGTTGGAACTGGATGTCGACGGTCAGCAACGCCAATGCGACAACACCAACTCCATGATCTTCAACGTGGCCACGGTCATTGAACAACTCTCCGCGGGCATGACGCTTTTGCCGGGTGATGTGATCGCCACGGGAACCCCAAAGGGCGTTGGATTCGCTCAGACCCCCCCGAAGTGTCTGCAAGTGGGGCAAACCATGCGCGCACGAATCCAGGGAATCGGCGAGCTGACCAACACCGTCATTGCCTAG
- a CDS encoding GntR family transcriptional regulator, whose protein sequence is MNAKLPQKSTGSGVFEAVSAHLNELRSEITEPIRVREEDLATQLGVSRTPVREALIRLDSTGLISLRPGRGAILQPVSDRDYREWLQLREQLEGFAAREAALNASQRDVLALRAIFEPFLEPGVAEARAAEYSQANVAFHIEIIRLANNHLLERVWASFGHPQTSYRRQTIARLHRSADSLREHLEIIDAIEHRDADLAESRARAHVRELYVAVEQASSRERS, encoded by the coding sequence ATGAACGCCAAGCTACCTCAAAAATCTACAGGCTCCGGTGTCTTCGAGGCCGTTAGCGCTCACCTCAACGAGTTGCGCTCCGAGATCACTGAGCCCATTCGCGTGCGCGAAGAAGACTTGGCAACGCAATTGGGCGTTAGCCGTACTCCTGTACGCGAGGCATTGATCCGCCTTGACAGTACAGGCCTTATCAGCCTGCGTCCCGGCCGCGGCGCAATTCTGCAGCCAGTGAGCGACCGGGACTATCGCGAATGGCTACAGCTCCGAGAGCAACTCGAAGGGTTTGCCGCGCGCGAGGCCGCCCTGAATGCCTCACAGCGCGATGTATTGGCGCTACGCGCAATCTTCGAGCCATTTCTCGAACCAGGAGTTGCGGAAGCGAGGGCCGCTGAGTACTCGCAGGCCAATGTTGCGTTCCATATCGAAATCATCCGACTTGCCAACAACCATTTGCTGGAGCGAGTTTGGGCGTCATTCGGTCATCCACAAACCAGCTACCGACGGCAGACGATCGCTCGCTTGCATCGCAGTGCCGACTCGCTACGCGAGCACCTTGAAATCATTGATGCCATCGAACACCGCGATGCCGATCTTGCCGAATCCCGAGCCCGTGCACACGTGCGCGAACTCTATGTGGCCGTCGAGCAGGCAAGCTCGCGAGAAAGATCTTGA
- a CDS encoding TRAP transporter large permease subunit, whose amino-acid sequence MTVLIFVGALLAAMAIGVPIAYALLFSGLALMLHLDLFDAQILAQNVINGADSFPLLAVPFFMLAGEIMNVGGLSKRIVNLAIALVGHLRGGLGFVAIIAACLMAALSGSAVADTAALAALLLPMMVKAGHDKARAGGLIASAGIIAPVIPPSIGFVVFGVAANVSIGKLFMAGIVPGLMMGVSIAIAWWLVAHRENVSLPEPTTRKEKLHALKDSLWALGLPVIVLFGLKFGVFTPTEAAVVAAVYALLVSTVIYREIGLRQMYGVFVSAAKITAVIMFLVAASMVSAWLITVADIPDQVIALLKPFMDSPTLLLIVIMVLVMIVGTAMDMMPTILILTPVLMPVIKEAGIDPVYFGVLFIMNNAIGLVTPPVGSVLNVVAGVGKMRLDDVAKGVIPFMIAQFIVMFLLVLFPSIVLVPLNLLTK is encoded by the coding sequence ATGACGGTGCTCATCTTTGTTGGAGCGCTCTTGGCGGCAATGGCCATCGGCGTACCTATCGCTTATGCCCTATTGTTCTCAGGCTTGGCCCTGATGCTTCACCTGGATCTATTCGACGCGCAAATCCTCGCCCAGAACGTGATCAATGGGGCTGACAGTTTTCCCCTGCTCGCAGTTCCCTTCTTCATGCTGGCCGGCGAAATAATGAATGTGGGTGGACTATCCAAACGGATCGTGAATTTGGCTATTGCGTTGGTGGGGCACCTGCGTGGCGGCCTGGGCTTTGTTGCCATCATCGCAGCGTGCCTCATGGCAGCCTTGTCTGGCTCTGCGGTGGCCGATACCGCTGCCCTGGCCGCGTTGCTGCTACCCATGATGGTCAAGGCAGGGCACGACAAGGCCAGGGCTGGTGGTCTGATTGCGTCGGCGGGCATTATTGCGCCAGTGATCCCTCCGTCCATCGGTTTTGTGGTGTTTGGAGTCGCCGCCAACGTCTCCATCGGCAAACTTTTCATGGCCGGCATTGTTCCCGGTCTGATGATGGGGGTCAGCATCGCAATAGCATGGTGGCTGGTGGCACATCGTGAGAACGTCTCCCTGCCGGAACCAACAACCCGCAAAGAGAAGTTGCATGCACTCAAGGATTCCTTGTGGGCGCTGGGTCTACCAGTGATCGTCCTGTTCGGATTGAAGTTCGGTGTCTTCACTCCTACTGAAGCTGCGGTGGTAGCTGCAGTGTATGCATTGCTGGTCTCCACCGTCATCTATCGCGAGATCGGTTTGCGTCAGATGTATGGCGTATTTGTGTCGGCTGCCAAGATCACCGCTGTGATCATGTTTCTAGTCGCAGCCTCCATGGTATCGGCGTGGTTGATCACAGTGGCGGACATCCCCGACCAAGTGATCGCGTTGCTCAAGCCCTTCATGGACAGTCCCACGCTGCTCCTGATCGTGATCATGGTCCTGGTAATGATCGTGGGCACCGCGATGGACATGATGCCCACCATCCTGATCCTGACTCCCGTACTCATGCCGGTCATCAAGGAAGCGGGAATCGATCCCGTCTACTTCGGTGTACTTTTCATCATGAACAATGCCATTGGACTGGTGACCCCCCCTGTCGGCTCTGTGCTCAATGTGGTGGCCGGCGTGGGCAAGATGCGCCTCGACGATGTAGCCAAAGGGGTGATTCCATTCATGATCGCCCAGTTCATCGTCATGTTTCTGCTAGTGCTGTTTCCATCGATTGTGCTGGTGCCACTGAATCTCCTGACCAAATGA
- a CDS encoding TRAP transporter small permease: MNRLLTTYCKALDAASALCMAVMVVLVFGNVVLRYFFSTGLLISEEISRWLFVWMVFMGAVVVMRERGHMGTDMVIARLPVKAQRLCLVVAQVMMLYITWLMLTGSWGQVMVNRETEAPVSGLSVAIFYFAGVLFAASTLLILIHQIWLTVSGRLSDSELVVMVESEESAHLVLPPTTGASTDERQ, from the coding sequence ATGAATCGCTTGCTAACCACCTACTGCAAAGCCCTGGATGCCGCAAGTGCCCTCTGTATGGCTGTCATGGTCGTTCTGGTGTTTGGGAATGTGGTGCTTCGCTACTTTTTCAGCACCGGGTTGCTCATTTCCGAAGAGATTTCGCGCTGGCTCTTCGTGTGGATGGTTTTCATGGGCGCTGTGGTAGTAATGCGCGAGCGCGGTCACATGGGCACCGACATGGTCATCGCACGCCTGCCAGTCAAAGCCCAGCGACTGTGTCTTGTTGTCGCTCAAGTGATGATGCTCTACATCACATGGCTAATGCTGACCGGCAGTTGGGGGCAGGTCATGGTGAATAGAGAAACCGAAGCCCCTGTCAGTGGGCTGTCTGTGGCGATCTTTTACTTCGCAGGCGTGCTATTCGCCGCCTCTACCCTGCTCATTCTTATCCATCAAATTTGGCTCACTGTGAGCGGCCGACTCTCAGATTCTGAACTGGTGGTGATGGTCGAGTCCGAAGAATCAGCGCACCTGGTATTGCCCCCGACAACAGGCGCTTCGACAGACGAGCGTCAATAA
- a CDS encoding enolase C-terminal domain-like protein: MQTVPHVKVLSVECAELPYVLRMPFRFGATTVREGLQAVIRVRLGLPGKGGEIFGYAAEALAAKWFDKSPALSDADNVQQLRDALRLTAKTYKAAAACSAFDLFANHHAEIEADAHAHRLPPLVMSYGPALLDRAILDALCRAHGLSFRQAMQANLAGMHLGALDASLGSFETSAFLASLKPQTQLDVRHTVGMLDPITEADLPTSGRADDGLPETLQEVIAHYGNRYFKIKLGGDDASDLARLERIAAVLDARSSPYFVTLDGNEQYTSAEAVAMLWKAMEERPRLARLCASTLLVEQPIARGVVWSQPVEAIARHRPVIIDESDEDVGAFTRARALGYRGVSSKSCKGFYKSLLNLARCHVWNAQAAPGEPPFFLSAEDLTTQPGFSMQQDLALVSLLGISHVERNAHHFVHGFNGKPNAEAREFLAAHPDLYEIGDRSAAPRLRIRDGRVHLASLDAVGFGTSLHPHIKSWVEVVS, encoded by the coding sequence ATGCAGACCGTTCCACATGTGAAGGTGCTCTCCGTCGAATGCGCGGAGTTGCCCTATGTGTTGCGCATGCCGTTTCGCTTCGGCGCGACCACGGTGCGGGAAGGACTGCAGGCCGTGATTCGCGTGCGCCTGGGACTTCCGGGCAAGGGGGGAGAAATATTCGGCTACGCCGCCGAAGCCCTGGCCGCCAAGTGGTTCGACAAAAGCCCCGCGTTGAGCGATGCGGACAACGTGCAGCAACTGCGTGATGCGCTACGGCTCACGGCCAAGACCTATAAGGCGGCCGCCGCATGCAGCGCGTTCGACCTCTTTGCGAACCATCACGCCGAGATTGAAGCAGATGCGCATGCCCACCGCCTGCCGCCTCTCGTGATGAGTTACGGTCCCGCGCTGCTCGACCGCGCAATTCTTGATGCCCTGTGCCGCGCGCATGGCCTGAGCTTCCGGCAGGCCATGCAGGCCAATCTGGCGGGCATGCACCTGGGAGCGCTGGATGCATCGCTTGGATCGTTTGAAACTTCGGCATTTCTCGCATCGCTCAAGCCCCAGACACAACTCGACGTGCGGCACACGGTGGGCATGCTGGACCCCATCACCGAGGCGGACCTTCCAACATCCGGGCGTGCCGATGATGGCTTGCCGGAGACCCTGCAAGAGGTCATCGCCCACTATGGCAATCGCTATTTCAAGATCAAGCTCGGCGGTGACGATGCTTCCGATCTGGCGCGCCTCGAGCGCATTGCCGCCGTGCTCGACGCCCGGAGTTCTCCGTACTTCGTGACGCTGGACGGCAACGAGCAATACACCAGCGCCGAAGCAGTAGCGATGCTTTGGAAAGCCATGGAGGAGAGGCCACGGCTTGCGCGCCTGTGCGCATCGACATTGCTGGTGGAGCAACCGATTGCGCGTGGCGTGGTCTGGTCGCAGCCGGTGGAGGCAATTGCACGCCACAGACCCGTGATCATCGATGAGTCCGACGAGGACGTGGGCGCGTTCACCCGTGCGCGAGCCCTCGGCTACCGCGGCGTCTCCTCGAAATCATGCAAGGGTTTCTACAAGTCCCTGCTCAATCTGGCGCGCTGCCATGTATGGAATGCGCAGGCCGCGCCGGGGGAGCCGCCCTTCTTCCTCTCTGCCGAAGACCTGACCACGCAACCCGGCTTCAGCATGCAGCAGGACCTCGCACTCGTCAGCCTGCTGGGCATTTCGCATGTGGAGCGCAACGCCCACCATTTTGTCCACGGCTTCAATGGCAAGCCGAATGCGGAGGCCCGGGAGTTCCTTGCAGCACATCCTGATCTCTATGAAATCGGGGATCGCAGCGCAGCGCCACGTTTGAGAATCCGCGATGGCCGTGTGCATCTGGCATCGCTCGACGCAGTGGGCTTCGGCACAAGCCTGCATCCGCATATCAAAAGCTGGGTAGAAGTCGTGTCCTGA
- a CDS encoding ABC transporter ATP-binding protein — protein MSITTATIQSALNVAAPMTRPLIEIEHAGLIYQAESGPVEALRDISLTIHEGEFVALLGPSGCGKSTLMRAIAGLHNVTSGRILVDGAPVEKPIAKVGMVFQAALLLKWRTILDNVLLPVELAGGNPEQYRERAMSLLRMVGLGDFAGKRPRELSGGMQQRASLCRALIMDPPILLMDEPFGALDAMTRDEMNIELLRIWGESTAGAARKTIVFVTHSIPEAVFLADRVVVMSPRPGRVASIRPVDIPRPRTAETRAHPELGRMSFDLYTELSGASGNAQARSGPHW, from the coding sequence GTGAGCATCACCACGGCAACCATCCAGAGCGCGCTCAATGTGGCTGCGCCCATGACACGACCATTGATCGAGATCGAGCACGCGGGCCTCATCTATCAGGCAGAAAGCGGGCCGGTAGAGGCGTTGCGCGATATTTCACTCACGATTCACGAAGGCGAGTTCGTGGCCCTGCTGGGGCCGAGCGGCTGCGGGAAATCCACGCTCATGCGCGCGATCGCGGGCCTGCACAATGTCACGAGCGGCCGCATTCTGGTGGACGGCGCGCCGGTTGAAAAGCCGATCGCCAAAGTGGGCATGGTGTTTCAGGCGGCGTTGCTGCTCAAGTGGCGCACGATCCTGGACAACGTTCTGTTGCCCGTGGAGCTCGCGGGCGGCAACCCCGAGCAGTATCGTGAACGTGCGATGTCGCTGCTCAGGATGGTGGGCCTCGGCGACTTCGCCGGCAAGCGACCTCGCGAGCTCTCGGGGGGCATGCAGCAGCGTGCGTCGCTGTGCCGTGCGCTCATCATGGACCCGCCGATTCTCCTCATGGACGAGCCTTTCGGCGCACTCGATGCGATGACGCGCGACGAGATGAACATCGAGCTGTTGCGCATCTGGGGTGAAAGTACCGCGGGGGCAGCACGCAAGACCATCGTGTTCGTGACGCATTCCATTCCTGAGGCGGTGTTCCTGGCGGATCGCGTCGTGGTCATGTCGCCGCGCCCGGGCCGCGTGGCCAGCATCCGTCCGGTGGACATTCCGCGACCGCGCACCGCGGAAACAAGAGCCCACCCGGAGCTCGGCCGCATGTCCTTCGATCTCTACACCGAGCTCTCCGGTGCCAGCGGAAACGCACAGGCGCGTTCCGGCCCGCACTGGTAG
- a CDS encoding ABC transporter substrate-binding protein — MTSRKSTVTFVAAACAVLLSAVAPAGASAQDREKFTFALNWFAVGDHAAYWVALDKGYYAQRGLDVTIQNSKGSGESIAKVDSGRADAGVADTVPVISAVSRGARVKMVGMVFDKTPMTFFSRADNALTKPKDLESKTIGAPPGDSQRLAFPAFARLNQIDPAKVSWVNIEPTAKVAAIAEKRVDGVVDYTTGQPFYDKAMGSGKAVRLQWADFGFDMYAMAILASDKTMKDRPKALRAFLEASYMGWRDVMANPKEALAIYKKRVPEIDVAIIEANMNMGFELMRTKNYADNGIGWIDDKKMCNSVDIVNTYMGLPKKVDCTAVYDKQFFIKVAMPLTVQ; from the coding sequence ATGACTTCCAGGAAATCGACCGTCACTTTCGTTGCCGCAGCCTGCGCGGTGCTGCTGTCCGCCGTGGCGCCCGCTGGCGCCAGCGCACAAGACCGCGAAAAGTTCACGTTTGCACTGAACTGGTTCGCGGTAGGTGATCACGCAGCCTATTGGGTGGCGCTCGACAAGGGCTACTATGCACAGCGCGGGCTCGACGTAACGATCCAGAACTCCAAGGGCTCCGGCGAATCCATCGCCAAGGTGGACAGCGGCCGCGCCGATGCGGGCGTGGCCGATACCGTGCCGGTGATTTCCGCCGTTTCGCGTGGTGCCCGCGTGAAGATGGTCGGCATGGTGTTCGACAAGACACCGATGACGTTCTTCAGCCGCGCCGACAACGCGCTCACCAAGCCCAAGGATCTGGAAAGCAAGACCATCGGTGCGCCTCCGGGTGACAGCCAGCGCCTGGCGTTTCCCGCATTTGCGCGGCTGAACCAGATCGATCCGGCCAAGGTGAGCTGGGTGAACATCGAGCCCACCGCGAAGGTGGCTGCGATTGCAGAGAAACGCGTGGATGGCGTGGTCGACTACACCACCGGCCAGCCGTTCTATGACAAGGCCATGGGCTCGGGCAAGGCGGTGCGCCTGCAATGGGCGGACTTCGGTTTTGACATGTACGCCATGGCCATCCTGGCAAGCGACAAGACCATGAAGGATCGTCCCAAGGCGTTGCGCGCATTTCTCGAGGCCTCCTACATGGGCTGGCGCGACGTCATGGCCAACCCCAAGGAAGCGCTTGCGATCTACAAGAAGCGCGTGCCGGAGATCGACGTTGCCATCATCGAAGCCAACATGAACATGGGTTTCGAACTCATGCGCACCAAGAACTACGCCGACAACGGCATCGGCTGGATCGATGACAAGAAAATGTGCAACTCGGTGGATATCGTCAACACCTACATGGGCTTGCCCAAGAAGGTGGATTGCACGGCGGTGTACGACAAGCAGTTTTTCATCAAGGTGGCGATGCCGCTGACGGTGCAGTGA
- a CDS encoding ABC transporter permease: MNRNKITRWLAHYLPAIGLFIGFVILWQLAVSVFDIREYLLPSPGAVVQAMFSDEIPWLGHTWVTALEILGAFLIAAIAGVMLGMAIAWSDAMSRALTPFLVFVNTLPKVAIAPLFLMWMGYGIIPNMLIGALIGFFPVVINTAVGLTQIDKDLVDLGRVFSAPKWKVFWKIRIPNAYPYILSALKVTATSAVVGAVVGEFVASQKGLGYVIITTQSSMNTPVAFAALVWISILGLLLYGIVAMLSRVLAPWAE; encoded by the coding sequence ATGAACCGCAACAAGATCACGCGCTGGCTGGCACACTATCTGCCGGCCATCGGATTGTTTATTGGCTTCGTCATCCTCTGGCAGCTCGCGGTATCGGTGTTCGATATCCGCGAGTACCTGCTTCCAAGCCCCGGCGCAGTGGTGCAGGCGATGTTCAGCGACGAGATTCCGTGGCTCGGCCACACCTGGGTCACGGCGCTTGAAATTCTGGGCGCATTCCTCATTGCCGCCATCGCGGGTGTGATGCTTGGCATGGCCATTGCATGGTCGGATGCCATGTCGCGTGCACTCACCCCATTCCTGGTCTTCGTGAACACCCTGCCCAAGGTGGCGATCGCTCCGCTGTTTCTCATGTGGATGGGCTACGGCATCATCCCCAACATGCTGATCGGTGCACTGATCGGTTTCTTTCCGGTCGTGATCAATACGGCAGTAGGACTGACTCAGATCGACAAGGATCTCGTCGACCTTGGTCGCGTGTTCAGCGCACCGAAATGGAAAGTGTTCTGGAAGATCCGCATTCCCAATGCCTATCCCTATATCCTCAGCGCACTGAAAGTCACCGCAACCTCGGCGGTGGTCGGCGCCGTTGTCGGTGAATTCGTGGCGTCGCAGAAAGGTCTGGGCTACGTCATCATCACCACGCAGAGCAGCATGAATACGCCAGTGGCGTTTGCCGCCCTGGTGTGGATTTCCATCCTGGGCCTACTGCTGTACGGCATCGTCGCGATGCTCTCGCGCGTACTGGCCCCATGGGCCGAGTGA